In Stomoxys calcitrans chromosome 2, idStoCalc2.1, whole genome shotgun sequence, the following proteins share a genomic window:
- the LOC106087124 gene encoding cytochrome P450 CYP12A2 translates to MLKIRIRHLHINQTTLRQQCLRRLCSGNATKSEWQQAKPLEEIPTMSVFKLLRNYMPGGRYAKLDSTQLMLAFKEDMGPIARLKGVFGRPDFVVTHNPQDFEITFRNEGIWPLRPGMESMVYYRSKIRPEIFQGIEGLMGAQGEKWGTFRTAVNPVLMQPKNVRLYLQKMSNINEEFVERIRHIRDPQSLEVSFTFEEEINRWTLESVSVVALDRQLGLITKNRDNLVAKQLFQALTDFFTYSLEIEFKPSIWRYYKTPTFKKLLASLDTITDITKSYVDEAFARIEEEQRVKGVDKSESDKSVLEKLIKIDKKIAMVMAMDMLMTGVDTTSSMFTGILLSLAKNPEKQNKLHEEVRQLLPQKDSAFSEASFQNMPYLRACIKESMRIYPLGVGNARALANDAVLSGYQVPKGTIVSMISASLLKDNQHYPRANEYLPERWLRPKTGDDKVSACPNDLKPSSNFIYLPFGFGSRSCIGRRIAEMELELGIARLVRNFRIEFNYPTENAFKSLFLNVPNIPLTFKFIDVEN, encoded by the exons atgctAAAAATCCGAATACGTCATCTTCATATTAACCAAACAACTTTGAGGCAGCAA TGCCTAAGACGTTTATGTTCTGGCAATGCAACAAAATCTGAGTGGCAGCAAGCCAAGCCCCTAGAAGAAATTCCCACAATGAGCGTTTTCAAGTTGCTGCGTAACTATATGCCTGGTGGTAGATATGCTAAACTGGATTCCACTCAACTAATGTTGGCCTTTAAAGAGGATATGGGTCCCATAGCCCGCTTGAAGGGGGTTTTTGGCAGGCCAGATTTTGTTGTTACCCACAATCCACAAGATTTTGAGATAACATTTCGCAACGAGGGTATATGGCCTTTGAGACCAGGCATGGAATCGATGGTCTACTATCGCAGTAAAATAAGACCGGAAATTTTTCAGGGAATCGAGGGTTTGATGGGAGC gCAAGGTGAAAAATGGGGCACATTTCGTACTGCAGTCAATCCAGTGTTAATGCAACCCAAAAATGTGCGTTTATATCTTCAAAAGATGTCCAACATTAATGAGGAGTTTGTAGAAAG AATTCGTCATATACGTGATCCTCAAAGCCTTGAAGTTTCCTTCACCTTCGAAGAGGAAATCAATCGCTGGACCTTGGAATCTGTATCCGTGGTGGCCTTGGATCGACAATTGGGTTTAATCACCAAAAATCGTGATAATCTCGTAGCTAAGCAATTGTTTCAAGctttaaccgatttctttacCTATTCCCTGGAGATAGAATTTAAACCATCCATATGGAGATATTATAAAACTCCCACCTTTAAAAAACTCTTGGCTTCATTGGATACCATTACCGATATAACCAAATCCTATGTTGATGAGGCCTTTGCCCGCATTGAAGAAGAGCAGAGAGTGAAAGGAGTAGATAAATCAGAAAGCGATAAAAGTGTCCTGGAGAAGCTAATCAAAATTGATAAGAAAATTGCCATGGTAATGGCAATGGATATGTTGATGACTGGTGTTGATACG ACTTCTTCAATGTTTACCGGCATTCTGCTATCATTGGCCAAAAATcccgaaaaacaaaacaaactacATGAGGAAGTACGTCAACTGTTACCGCAAAAAGATTCAGCATTTAGTGAGGCCAGCTTTCAAAATATGCCCTATCTAAGAGCCTGTATCAAAGAATCGATGCGCATCTATCCCTTGGGTGTGGGCAATGCACGTGCTTTGGCCAATGATGCGGTTTTAAGCGGTTATCAAGTACCCAAGGGAACAATTGTATCGATGATCTCTGCATCATTGCTGAAAGATAATCAACATTATCCGCGGGCTAATGAATATTTACCCGAACGTTGGCTGAGGCCAAAAACAGGAGATGACAAAGTCAGCGCATGTCCCAATGACTTGAAACCTAGcagtaattttatttatttaccttTTGGATTTGGATCACGTAGCTGTATTGGTCGTCGCATAGCTGAAATGGAACTGGAATTGGGTATAGCCCGTTTGGTGCGCAATTTCCGTATTGAATTCAACTATCCCACTGAGAATGCATTCAAGAGTTTATTTCTAAATGTACCCAATATACCATTGACATTTAAATTTATCGATGTTGAAAactga
- the LOC106087125 gene encoding uncharacterized LOC106087125 precursor (The RefSeq protein has 3 substitutions compared to this genomic sequence): MLSTKIFFLLMAVVAMMVISAPTGEGTFLLACLLRSPFCPWYTPAPTPAPNQGGQNNGGQNNGGQNNGGQNNEGQNNGGQNNEDGQENEDGK, encoded by the coding sequence ATGttatcaacaaaaattttctttcttctaATGGCTGTGGTTGCCATGATGGTGATTAGTGCACCCACTGCCGAGGGAACTTTCCTTTTGGCTTGCCTCCTTAGATCACCGTTTTGTCCATGGTACACACCAGCACCAACACCGGCTCCAAACCAGGGAGGACAAAACAATGGAGGACAAAACAATGGTGGACAAAACAATGAAGGACAAAACAATGGAGGACAAAACAATGGAGGACAGAACAATGAAGATGGCCAAGAAAATGAAGATGGCAAATAA